The following are encoded in a window of Rhodothermales bacterium genomic DNA:
- a CDS encoding choice-of-anchor B family protein: MKTTISLAFICSLILAPLATAQTTSSGQLAPGLRAGFASVALIDGENVLVGRTAESMMFPEPPMHAGGVHVFGHTDEGWSEKHVVQASDGELGDLFGYRLALSGDLLAVSAPKADEGRGAIYVFGRMPDGAWSEEARLSLPDSQPGDSLGWGLALEDDLLVAGAPGSAGKGTAAVFRRDADANAWAMVGTLDSPAGDHAKFGSSVAIFHNHAVAGAPRDEGGMGSVYVFGIDGEPSEWELHHKIAPADSSHLFFGAHMTMSGQDLIVSAVRGAQDAVSLSFGGAGRVQTGAVYYYRHSRDGWEEVVALRPEDETASQSQTMFFGTAAALAPDGRIWVGAPMDMGVGAAYVYGPSEDGSGWAVEQTLTVSGMPPGASFGSSLAVSENLAVIGATRADFGDGRAYIHRRDEASGEWMREGYVTDSGLGLTSITGEAVRCMDGEAAEFGCMQVDLLSFLPNSAVGAEQGVIVNDLWGWTDPETGHEIAIVGRSDGTVFIDVTDPHNPLYLGQLLATEGSIPNAWRDPKVYADHAFIVADNVGQHGMQIFDLRRLRDVENPPVTFEVDALYDKVASAHNVVINEETGFAYIVAASGGGETCGGGLHMVDVREPLNPTFAGCFHDPTTGIGGRGATHDGQCVIYRGPDKQYQGREICFGANETALSIADVTDKKSPVAVAVVAYPSVGYTHQGWLTEDHRYFYMDDEGDELFQGLDRTRTMIYDVSDLDDPILAAEFLGTNGASDHNLYIKGDLMYQSNYVSGLRVIDISDRLNPKEVAAFDTVPWGENIAGFAGSWSNYPYFESGNIVVTSVREGVFVVRKTDEPLP; this comes from the coding sequence ATGAAGACGACTATCTCGCTGGCATTCATCTGCTCACTCATTCTTGCACCGCTCGCTACGGCCCAGACGACCTCTTCCGGGCAGCTTGCGCCCGGACTGCGCGCCGGATTCGCATCTGTTGCACTTATCGACGGCGAAAACGTGCTTGTAGGCCGGACGGCCGAGTCCATGATGTTTCCCGAACCGCCCATGCACGCGGGCGGGGTTCACGTGTTTGGCCATACCGATGAGGGTTGGTCGGAGAAGCACGTTGTCCAGGCGTCCGATGGCGAGCTGGGTGATCTTTTCGGATACCGTCTGGCACTGTCCGGCGACCTGCTGGCGGTTTCGGCGCCGAAAGCAGACGAGGGGCGTGGCGCTATCTACGTTTTCGGTCGGATGCCGGATGGCGCGTGGTCCGAGGAGGCCAGACTCTCCCTTCCCGATTCGCAGCCCGGAGACAGCCTGGGTTGGGGCCTTGCTCTCGAGGATGATCTGCTCGTTGCAGGAGCACCGGGATCCGCAGGAAAAGGAACGGCTGCGGTGTTTCGCCGAGATGCGGATGCCAACGCCTGGGCGATGGTCGGAACTCTTGACTCGCCAGCGGGCGATCACGCGAAGTTTGGGAGCAGTGTCGCCATCTTTCATAACCACGCCGTTGCCGGTGCGCCTCGCGACGAAGGCGGCATGGGGTCTGTATATGTATTCGGGATTGACGGCGAGCCGTCCGAATGGGAGCTGCATCACAAGATTGCACCGGCCGATTCCAGCCACCTGTTCTTTGGCGCACACATGACGATGTCGGGTCAGGACCTGATTGTTAGCGCCGTGCGCGGCGCGCAGGACGCGGTCAGTCTGAGTTTCGGAGGCGCGGGTCGCGTGCAGACGGGTGCCGTCTACTACTACCGACACTCGCGGGATGGATGGGAGGAGGTTGTTGCGCTGAGGCCCGAAGACGAAACTGCCTCGCAGTCGCAGACGATGTTTTTTGGAACTGCCGCGGCCCTTGCGCCGGATGGGCGAATCTGGGTCGGCGCGCCGATGGATATGGGCGTCGGGGCGGCCTATGTCTACGGACCCTCGGAGGATGGATCCGGGTGGGCGGTCGAGCAGACGTTGACCGTGAGCGGTATGCCGCCGGGAGCGAGCTTTGGCAGCTCGCTCGCCGTGTCGGAGAACCTTGCCGTGATCGGTGCGACCAGAGCTGACTTTGGAGATGGCCGTGCCTACATACATCGTCGCGACGAGGCTTCGGGCGAGTGGATGCGCGAGGGTTACGTGACTGATTCCGGTCTTGGACTCACATCCATTACGGGTGAAGCGGTGCGTTGCATGGATGGAGAGGCGGCCGAGTTTGGCTGTATGCAGGTTGATCTGCTTTCGTTTCTGCCGAACAGCGCAGTGGGGGCCGAGCAGGGCGTCATCGTGAACGACCTGTGGGGTTGGACCGACCCCGAGACGGGACATGAGATCGCGATCGTCGGGCGCTCCGATGGCACGGTGTTCATCGACGTTACGGATCCGCACAATCCTTTGTATCTCGGACAGCTACTCGCGACAGAGGGATCGATTCCGAACGCCTGGAGAGATCCGAAGGTGTATGCCGATCATGCGTTCATCGTCGCCGACAATGTGGGTCAGCACGGCATGCAGATATTCGACCTGCGCCGGCTTCGTGATGTTGAGAATCCGCCGGTGACGTTTGAGGTAGATGCGCTGTACGATAAGGTTGCCTCGGCGCACAACGTTGTCATCAATGAGGAGACCGGATTCGCGTATATCGTGGCTGCGAGCGGCGGCGGCGAGACATGCGGCGGTGGACTCCATATGGTGGATGTGCGGGAACCGCTCAACCCGACGTTTGCCGGCTGCTTCCACGATCCGACTACGGGTATTGGCGGTCGCGGTGCGACGCACGACGGGCAGTGTGTGATCTACCGCGGGCCCGACAAGCAGTATCAGGGACGCGAGATCTGTTTCGGTGCCAACGAGACGGCGCTCTCAATCGCCGATGTGACCGACAAGAAGTCACCCGTGGCTGTTGCCGTGGTTGCGTATCCGAGCGTGGGCTACACGCATCAGGGCTGGCTGACGGAAGATCACAGATACTTCTACATGGACGATGAGGGCGACGAGCTTTTTCAAGGACTCGACAGGACACGCACGATGATTTACGACGTCTCGGATCTCGACGATCCGATTCTTGCGGCCGAGTTTCTGGGTACGAATGGCGCCAGCGATCATAACCTGTATATCAAGGGCGACCTGATGTACCAGTCGAACTATGTGAGCGGTCTTCGCGTGATTGACATCAGCGACCGGCTCAATCCGAAGGAGGTTGCGGCGTTCGACACGGTTCCGTGGGGTGAAAACATCGCGGGGTTCGCGGGGTCCTGGAGCAACTATCCTTACTTCGAGAGTGGCAACATTGTCGTGACGAGCGTCAGGGAGGGTGTGTTCGTCGTACGCAAGACCGACGAGCCTTTGCCGTAG